Proteins from a genomic interval of Gammaproteobacteria bacterium:
- a CDS encoding dicarboxylate/amino acid:cation symporter, whose product MSFTQKILIAMAAGIAVGAVLGAFAGESAFVSELLVEGVLYVVGQVFVALLQMMVVPLVLVSLVCGVTSLGDIGSLGRVGAKTLVLYLLTTAIAVALVLVIATAASPGQGFELSGEVAYESAVPPRVADVLVDMVPANPVRAMADGEMLQIIVFALLLGFAISLSGEAGRRVASIFSDLNDVVMRLVMLVIKTAPIGVFALLARTFATQGLDVLRPLADYFLVVVAGLVVHVALTYTTLLRLGGLSPVTFFVKMRDVMSFAFSTSSSSATIPVTLSTVERRHGVANSVAAFTIPLGATINMDGTAIMQGAATVFIANVYGVDLGAAEYLTVILTATLASIGTAAVPSAGLIMLAMVLQQVGLPVEGIALIIGVDRLLDMMRTAVNVTGDCVVTCIVAKSEGALDLTTYNDRSAGAGNAASAPAIRAGEPAEPAGSVPE is encoded by the coding sequence ATGAGCTTCACGCAAAAGATCCTGATTGCCATGGCGGCCGGCATCGCGGTCGGCGCGGTGCTCGGCGCTTTCGCGGGCGAGTCGGCCTTCGTGAGCGAGTTGCTCGTCGAAGGGGTGCTCTACGTCGTTGGGCAGGTCTTCGTCGCGCTGCTGCAGATGATGGTGGTGCCGCTCGTGCTGGTATCGCTGGTCTGCGGCGTCACGTCGCTCGGGGACATCGGCTCGTTGGGACGCGTCGGCGCGAAGACGCTCGTCCTGTATCTGCTGACGACGGCGATCGCCGTTGCGCTCGTGCTGGTGATCGCCACTGCGGCGTCGCCCGGGCAGGGCTTCGAGCTTTCCGGCGAGGTCGCTTACGAAAGCGCGGTGCCGCCTCGGGTGGCGGACGTGCTCGTCGACATGGTTCCCGCGAATCCCGTGCGCGCGATGGCCGACGGCGAGATGCTGCAGATCATCGTCTTCGCGCTGCTCCTCGGTTTCGCGATATCGCTCTCGGGCGAGGCGGGACGCCGCGTCGCGTCGATCTTCTCGGATCTGAACGACGTCGTGATGCGTCTCGTCATGCTCGTCATCAAGACCGCGCCGATCGGCGTATTCGCGCTCCTCGCGCGCACGTTCGCGACGCAAGGCCTCGACGTCCTTCGCCCGCTCGCGGACTACTTCCTCGTCGTCGTCGCCGGGCTCGTCGTGCACGTCGCGCTCACGTATACGACTCTGCTGCGCCTCGGCGGTTTGAGCCCTGTCACGTTCTTCGTCAAGATGCGCGATGTGATGAGCTTCGCGTTCAGCACGTCGTCGAGCAGCGCCACGATTCCGGTCACGCTGAGCACGGTGGAGCGCCGCCACGGTGTCGCGAACTCCGTGGCCGCGTTCACGATCCCGCTCGGCGCCACGATCAACATGGACGGCACGGCGATCATGCAAGGCGCGGCGACGGTCTTCATCGCCAACGTATACGGCGTGGATCTCGGCGCTGCCGAATACCTTACCGTGATCCTCACTGCCACGCTCGCGTCGATCGGCACCGCGGCCGTTCCGAGCGCGGGCCTCATCATGCTCGCGATGGTGCTGCAACAGGTCGGCCTGCCGGTCGAAGGCATCGCGCTGATCATCGGCGTCGATCGCCTGCTCGACATGATGCGCACCGCCGTGAACGTCACCGGCGACTGCGTCGTCACGTGCATCGTCGCGAAGTCCGAAGGCGCGCTCGATCTCACGACTTACAACGACCGAAGCGCAGGCGCCGGGAACGCGGCATCCGCGCCCGCGATCCGGGCAGGCGAGCCGGCGGAGC
- a CDS encoding NAD(P)/FAD-dependent oxidoreductase produces the protein MSEQIESVVIGAGVVGLAVARALAVGGREVVVLEKNSAIGAETSSRSSEVIHAGIYYTPGSLKAQLCVRGRDALYRYCAEKGIAHRRCGKVIVAVDDEQEPRLDALRATAAANGVADLRRLDSSELEALEPAVVGVSGLLSPSTGIVDSHGFMLALQGDLERAGGHVALRSELIDGRVDGGRLRLRIATDGEITEIDAACVVNAGGLHAEKVARSIRGLGGSAPSVRYAKGNYFLYAGASPFRHLVYPLPEPGGLGIHATLDLAGRTRFGPDVEWTERIDYALDASRAERFYAAVRRYWPALPDGGLTPGYVGVRPKLSGPGEPPADFDIRVEGDSGGPRLVHLFGIESPGLTASLAIAEHVRERLGA, from the coding sequence ATGAGTGAGCAGATCGAAAGCGTCGTCATCGGAGCGGGCGTCGTCGGCCTGGCAGTCGCCCGCGCGCTCGCGGTCGGGGGCCGCGAGGTGGTCGTGCTCGAGAAGAATTCGGCGATCGGGGCGGAGACGTCGTCGCGGAGCTCGGAGGTCATTCATGCCGGCATCTACTATACGCCGGGCAGCCTCAAAGCGCAGTTGTGCGTGCGCGGCCGCGACGCGCTGTATCGATACTGCGCGGAGAAAGGCATCGCGCATCGACGCTGCGGTAAGGTCATCGTCGCCGTCGACGACGAGCAGGAGCCGCGACTCGACGCGCTGCGCGCGACGGCCGCGGCGAACGGAGTCGCCGATCTTCGCAGGCTCGATAGCAGCGAGCTCGAAGCGCTGGAGCCGGCGGTCGTCGGCGTCTCCGGGCTCCTGTCGCCGTCCACCGGGATCGTCGACAGCCACGGCTTCATGCTCGCGCTGCAAGGCGATCTCGAGCGTGCCGGCGGCCATGTCGCGCTGCGCTCGGAGCTGATCGACGGGCGAGTCGACGGCGGCCGCCTGCGGCTGCGGATCGCGACGGACGGCGAGATCACGGAGATCGATGCGGCCTGCGTGGTGAATGCCGGCGGTCTGCATGCGGAGAAGGTCGCGCGGTCGATTCGCGGCCTCGGGGGAAGTGCGCCGAGCGTGCGCTATGCGAAAGGAAATTACTTCCTGTACGCCGGCGCGAGCCCGTTTCGGCACCTCGTCTACCCTCTGCCGGAGCCCGGCGGGCTCGGCATCCACGCGACGCTCGATCTCGCCGGCCGCACGCGCTTCGGCCCGGACGTCGAGTGGACCGAGCGCATCGATTACGCGCTCGATGCGTCGCGAGCGGAGCGCTTCTACGCCGCAGTGCGGCGGTACTGGCCGGCGCTTCCGGACGGCGGGCTGACGCCGGGTTATGTCGGAGTCCGCCCCAAGCTCAGCGGCCCCGGGGAGCCGCCGGCCGATTTCGACATCCGTGTCGAAGGCGATTCGGGCGGGCCGCGCCTCGTGCATCTTTTCGGGATCGAATCGCCCGGGCTCACCGCGTCGCTCGCGATCGCCGAGCACGTTCGCGAGCGGCTCGGCGCCTGA
- a CDS encoding beta-ketoacyl synthase N-terminal-like domain-containing protein: MREVHIVGVSQAPITRDTSVRGRYLAASVVRQALADAGVEKDRVDALYVGNMTSGLLTGQQQLGGLIADYAELPGLDAVTIEAACASGAAAARMAYLTIAGGMHDVVVVCGLERMTHVDRDTVTRALATAADWELEGARGESFMSLNAQLMRHYMDRYGAEPRDFAPFSINAHRNAMTNPNALFHKDVDLERYLESRVVVDPIRIFDASPLCNGAAAVVLAAADVARQLRPNDARVAVAASAAATAPLALQRRSDILKLDAVEISTRKALADARAAHRDVSFFELHDAFTIMAVLSLESAGFADPGTGTRFGAEGRIGLDGELPLSTMGGLKARGHPVGATGVYQLVEAYLQLTGAAGDNQVPSASLGLVQNIGGTGATVVSHVLRRVD, translated from the coding sequence GTGAGAGAGGTCCACATCGTCGGCGTGAGCCAGGCGCCGATCACGCGCGACACTTCGGTCCGCGGCCGCTATCTCGCCGCGTCGGTCGTACGGCAAGCCCTGGCCGATGCCGGCGTCGAGAAGGACCGTGTCGACGCGCTCTATGTCGGCAACATGACCTCGGGTCTTTTGACCGGGCAGCAGCAACTCGGCGGCCTGATCGCCGACTATGCGGAGCTGCCCGGCCTCGACGCCGTGACGATCGAGGCCGCATGCGCGTCCGGAGCCGCGGCGGCCCGCATGGCGTATCTGACGATCGCCGGCGGCATGCACGACGTGGTCGTCGTCTGCGGGCTCGAGCGGATGACGCACGTCGACCGCGACACGGTCACACGCGCGCTTGCCACGGCCGCGGACTGGGAGCTCGAGGGCGCCCGCGGCGAGTCATTCATGTCGCTGAACGCGCAGCTCATGCGGCACTACATGGATCGGTACGGGGCCGAGCCTCGTGACTTCGCGCCGTTCTCGATCAACGCGCACCGCAACGCGATGACGAACCCGAACGCGCTGTTCCACAAGGACGTGGATCTCGAGCGATACCTCGAGTCCCGGGTCGTCGTCGATCCGATCCGCATCTTCGATGCCTCCCCGCTCTGCAACGGCGCGGCGGCCGTCGTCCTCGCCGCAGCCGACGTCGCGAGGCAGCTGCGCCCGAACGACGCCCGCGTCGCCGTCGCGGCTTCGGCGGCCGCCACGGCGCCGCTCGCGCTGCAACGGCGCTCGGATATCCTCAAGCTCGATGCGGTCGAGATCTCGACCCGCAAAGCGCTGGCCGACGCCCGCGCGGCACACCGCGACGTGAGCTTCTTCGAGCTGCACGACGCTTTCACGATCATGGCGGTGCTGAGCCTCGAGTCGGCCGGCTTCGCCGATCCCGGCACGGGCACGCGTTTCGGCGCGGAGGGACGCATCGGGCTCGACGGGGAGCTGCCGCTCTCGACGATGGGCGGGCTCAAGGCGCGGGGCCATCCGGTCGGCGCCACGGGCGTGTACCAGCTCGTCGAAGCGTACCTGCAGCTCACCGGCGCCGCGGGGGATAACCAGGTTCCGAGCGCGAGCCTCGGCCTCGTGCAGAACATCGGCGGCACCGGCGCAACCGTCGTGAGCCACGTGCTGCGCCGCGTGGACTGA
- a CDS encoding nitroreductase — protein MPDSVPRLRPAQLDDFADAIRSRRSIDLFEPGAPGTEVLLQAIELARWAPNHRLTEPWRFYLIGERTADDIVRFAAEFETAVKGEQAGAARFARLKAIPAFFVLTCRKSDDALLQQEDYAACCCAAQNLMLYLWQCGIGVKWTTGAMTRERRFYEIVGIDPAAEMLVGFFWYGRPKVVPSKKRREVAAIVVQRP, from the coding sequence ATGCCCGACAGCGTTCCGCGTTTGCGGCCCGCGCAACTCGACGACTTCGCCGACGCGATTCGCTCGCGGCGCTCGATCGATCTCTTCGAGCCCGGAGCGCCCGGAACCGAGGTGCTTCTCCAGGCGATCGAGCTTGCGCGCTGGGCGCCGAATCACCGGCTCACGGAGCCATGGCGTTTTTACCTTATCGGTGAGCGCACCGCTGATGATATCGTCCGCTTCGCCGCGGAGTTCGAGACCGCGGTCAAAGGCGAGCAGGCGGGCGCCGCACGGTTCGCGCGTCTCAAGGCGATTCCGGCGTTCTTCGTGCTGACTTGCAGGAAAAGCGACGACGCGTTGCTTCAGCAGGAGGATTATGCCGCCTGCTGTTGCGCCGCGCAGAACTTGATGCTCTATCTCTGGCAGTGCGGCATCGGCGTGAAGTGGACGACCGGCGCTATGACGCGCGAGCGGCGCTTCTACGAGATCGTCGGCATCGATCCCGCAGCCGAGATGCTCGTCGGCTTCTTTTGGTACGGGCGGCCGAAGGTCGTGCCCAGCAAGAAGCGTCGCGAGGTCGCCGCGATAGTGGTGCAGCGGCCGTAG
- a CDS encoding nuclear transport factor 2 family protein, giving the protein MDTAADDKRAIIEIVNNWVIWSDAGDWARFETVWHDDAWMTATWFQGPAKEFVKARREGFERGVNIIHFLGAVTCDVAGSRAIAQSKMTIGQRATVDGVLVDALCTGRFYDFFEKRSGRWGIVRRQPIYEKDRLDPVDPAARLELDATLLARFPEGYRHLAYLQTKAGFEVKQGLPGLRGPAVEKLYAEGKAWLDGAPTPGEPP; this is encoded by the coding sequence ATGGATACCGCCGCCGACGACAAGCGCGCGATCATCGAGATCGTCAACAACTGGGTGATCTGGAGCGACGCCGGAGATTGGGCGCGCTTCGAGACGGTCTGGCACGACGATGCGTGGATGACGGCCACCTGGTTTCAGGGCCCGGCGAAGGAATTCGTCAAGGCGCGCCGGGAAGGCTTCGAGCGCGGTGTCAACATCATCCACTTTCTCGGCGCGGTCACGTGCGACGTGGCCGGGAGCCGCGCAATCGCGCAATCAAAGATGACGATCGGTCAGCGCGCGACGGTGGACGGCGTTCTGGTCGACGCGCTCTGCACGGGCCGCTTCTACGATTTTTTCGAGAAGCGGAGCGGTCGTTGGGGCATCGTGCGGCGGCAGCCGATCTACGAGAAGGACCGTCTCGACCCGGTGGACCCTGCGGCCCGTCTCGAGCTCGACGCGACGCTGCTCGCGCGCTTCCCCGAAGGGTATCGGCACCTCGCGTACCTGCAGACCAAGGCGGGCTTCGAGGTCAAACAGGGGCTGCCGGGCCTCCGAGGGCCGGCCGTCGAGAAGCTATACGCCGAAGGCAAGGCGTGGCTCGACGGCGCACCGACGCCCGGCGAGCCGCCGTAG
- a CDS encoding TetR/AcrR family transcriptional regulator: MEELISSITVPNSSRGRERLARILDAATELFLRDGYGATSIDAILDVSGGSKATLYNYFPTKDDLFRAVIDEVLSSTHVPKLDTGADPKSTLVEFLTQRLEAIFSTRHHALLRLIIAERERFPDLARMYYERGPMQTRSVLSDYFVELERRGVLDPGTPREAAEFLTGMLAHWWIIEVLLLGGSPTQEAIRDRVVRVVDRFLAAFARRPRTV; this comes from the coding sequence ATGGAAGAGCTGATCAGTTCGATCACGGTCCCGAACTCGTCCCGCGGCAGAGAGCGGCTGGCGCGCATTCTGGACGCCGCGACGGAGCTGTTTCTGAGAGACGGTTACGGCGCGACGTCGATCGACGCGATTCTCGACGTGTCCGGCGGCTCGAAGGCCACGCTATACAACTACTTCCCGACGAAGGACGACCTCTTTCGTGCGGTCATCGACGAGGTCCTCTCGTCCACGCACGTGCCGAAGCTCGATACCGGCGCCGACCCGAAGAGCACGCTCGTCGAGTTTCTGACGCAGCGGCTCGAGGCCATCTTCTCGACACGCCATCACGCGCTGCTCCGGCTGATCATCGCCGAGCGGGAGCGCTTCCCGGATCTCGCGCGTATGTACTACGAGCGCGGGCCGATGCAGACGCGCTCGGTGCTGAGCGACTACTTCGTCGAGCTCGAGCGACGCGGCGTCCTCGACCCCGGCACGCCGCGAGAGGCGGCCGAATTCCTGACGGGAATGCTCGCGCATTGGTGGATCATCGAGGTGCTGCTACTCGGCGGCAGCCCGACGCAAGAAGCCATCCGCGACCGCGTCGTGCGCGTCGTCGACCGCTTTCTCGCAGCCTTCGCGCGGCGCCCGCGCACGGTCTAG